In Rhipicephalus microplus isolate Deutch F79 chromosome 9, USDA_Rmic, whole genome shotgun sequence, one genomic interval encodes:
- the LOC119163509 gene encoding tRNA wybutosine-synthesizing protein 4, which yields MTKKHGHSPVQRTNDSSIVSKCSMASRRYVTDHFTKLFVAKSARRSPLINRGYYVRAKCMSQLFEAFCSAFGKETCQVLSLGAGYDANYFRLKAAGALPVNCRYFEVDLPLVVANKKSVIESCADLCSLAKAVTSGSLSQYRLLGQDIRDVARLESGLRAEGLDFSVPTLVIAECVLSYLDTKHSDRIVEWTSSAFQHVALAVYEQVEPNDAFGIVMTGHFESLGSPLLSLGEYPNVASLRDRYLARSYESCECVSVAEYLWSLDAKEALRFQQLEPFDEFEEWLEKCAHYVFALSRKGRVFEGFLPEGIARSSYACAPTYSTLGPVDWTLHDVYSSLRRFGHSSALTTDGKVLTAGGFAENSGKHSRVFEPVLTDPTTFQSEPISVCIEGRQHFAVLCLDDGRVLVNGGRTSPLRSCDVDVVLIPSPDGSYVAEGSQFAHTPPARWRHTLTKLGSSEGREKAVLFGGRTPCEAALSDTYVLDVGEGSWSEVPQGGLVWPEPRHSHAAVASHDNSSLIVTCGLSSREKPLNCVYSFHLATLTWEEIPVDGLLPRFGHTAHLISSTTVVLVGGVSGRSGEPCGLATIDLVFMLCREVSLPGQDPERPFMTFGHSSVLIEDSDGVSRILIIGGGGNCFSFGTHFNRHIATIDVRRLLECEA from the exons ATGACCAAGAAACACGGCCATAGTCCCGTCCAGAGGACGAACGACAGCAGCATCGTTAGCAAGTGCTCCATGGCTTCAAGGAGATACGTGACGGACCATTTCACCAAACTTTTTGTGGCCAAGAGCGCCCGGAGGTCACCCCTCATCAACCGAGGCTACTACGTTCGAGCCAAGTGCATGTCCCAGCTTTTCGAAGCCTTCTGCTCTGCCTTCGGGAAGGAGACTTGCCAAGTCCTCTCCCTGGGTGCCGGCTACGACGCCAACTACTTCAGGCTGAAAGCGGCCGGCGCGTTGCCAGTAAATTGTCGTTACTTCGAAGTGGACCTCCCGTTAGTGGTCGCAAACAAGAAGAGCGTCATTGAAAGTTGTGCCGATCTCTGTTCGCTGGCCAAGGCGGTGACTTCGGGGTCCCTGTCGCAGTACCGTCTCTTGGGTCAGGACATTCGCGACGTCGCACGCTTGGAGTCCGGGTTACGAGCCGAAGGCCTAGACTTTAGCGTGCCGACCCTCGTGATAGCGGAGTGCGTGCTTTCGTACCTGGACACGAAGCACTCCGACAGAATCGTCGAGTGGACGTCAAGCGCGTTCCAGCACGTAGCCCTGGCGGTTTACGAACAGGTCGAGCCGAACGACGCCTTCGGGATCGTCATGACGGGGCACTTCGAGTCGCTCGGCTCGCCGCTCCTGTCGCTCGGCGAGTACCCGAATGTGGCGTCGCTCAGGGACAGGTACTTGGCCCGCAGCTACGAGTCGTGCGAGTGCGTTAGCGTGGCCGAGTACCTGTGGTCGCTGGACGCCAAGGAAGCGCTGCGATTCCAGCAACTCGAGCCTTTCGACGAGTTCGAGGAGTGGCTCGAAAAATGCGCCCACTACGTTTTCGCCTTGTCCAGGAAAGGGCGCGTCTTCGAGGGCTTTCTTCCTGAAGGCATCGCGCGGAGCTCGTACGCTTGTGCGCCCACGTACTCAACCTTAGGGCCCGTCGACTGGACGCTTCACGACGTGTACTCCAGCTTGCGTCGATTTGGTCATTCGTCTGCACTGACAACAGACGGCAAAGTGCTGACGGCGGGCGGCTTTGCCGAAAACTCTGGAAAACACTCGCGCGTCTTCGAGCCCGTCCTGACGGACCCAACGACCTTCCAGTCGGAACCCATCAGTGTGTGCATAGAGGGTAGACAGCACTTCGCCGTGTTATGTTTAGACGACGGCCGCGTTTTGGTAAACGGCGGTCGCACGTCACCTCTTCGGTCGTGTGACGTCGACGTCGTCCTGATCCCATCTCCCGACGGGTCGTACGTTGCCGAGGGGTCGCAGTTTGCTCACACACCCCCGGCAAGATGGCGGCACACCCTGACAAAACTGGGAAGTTCAGAGGGCCGCGAGAAGGCAGTCCTGTTTGGTGGTCGGACGCCGTGCGAAGCCGCTTTGAGTGATACTTACGTCTTAGACGTAGGCGAAGGGTCGTGGAGCGAAGTGCCCCAAGGCGGTTTGGTGTGGCCCGAGCCACGACACAGTCACGCTGCCGTTGCTTCGCACGATAACTCCTCCTTGATCGTCACATGCGGATTGTCGAGCAGAGAGAAACCTCTAAACTGCGTGTACAGCTTTCACCTCGCTACGCTAACCTGGGAAGAGATTCCTGTGGACGGACTTCTTCCTAG GTTTGGTCATACCGCACACCTCATAAGCTCAACCACAGTGGTGCTGGTTGGTGGTGTCAGTGGCAGGAGTGGAGAGCCCTGTGGTCTCGCAACCATAGACCTGGTTTTCATGCTTTGCAGGGAAGTGTCGCTCCCCGGGCAGGATCCGGAGCGTCCTTTTATGACCTTCGGCCACAGCAGCGTGCTTATAGAAGATTCAGATGGGGTTTCTAGAATTCTCATTATTGGCGGTGGAGGAAACTGCTTCTCATTCGGCACCCACTTCAATCGTCACATTGCAACGATTGATGTGAGGAGACTGTTGGAGTGCGAGGCGTGA
- the LOC119163510 gene encoding uncharacterized protein C8orf76 homolog, giving the protein MEFAFDDDVFDSPRIRSSEPGNSYDAKICESKWFLTATSDNTEEMMMLEKYKGDYHYARNEFDSALAVYERCFDLAPHSAISVMRDCAEGMARCCSNLGLYDRASKYAETLEKLSTNSDHRVALWMLQSEIYNRAKNTAEESAALCRCILVRPWTSDLWYRLSLCYLSQLETQGDICDLTLKTGACLLKTRMLYQGALSGNQSFAKARNLKMISKVEDLIAGLKLAEDFTSQALNEFEKDTDTANGAEVDEEEESLRLLGLKATDVIYTFEKHWFFWIPRHKHDSKGLSEQ; this is encoded by the exons ATGGAATTCGCGTTTGACGACGATGTATTCGACTCCCCGAGGATTAGGTCCAGTGAGCCTGGAAATTCGTACGACGCTAAGATCTGCGAAAGCAAG TGGTTTCTCACCGCCACCTCTGACAACACCGAGGAGATGATGATGCTGGAAAAGTACAAGGGAGACTATCACTACGCGAGAAATGAATTCGACTCTGCGTTGGCGGTCTACGAACGCTGCTTCGACCTGGCCCCGCATTCCGCTATCTCTGTGATGCGGGACTGCGCCGAAGGAATGGCAAGGTGCTGCTCGAACCTCGGCCTGTACGACAGAGCCTCAAAGTACGCCGAAACGTTG GAGAAGCTATCGACAAACAGCGATCACAGGGTCGCCCTGTGGATGCTGCAGTCTGAGATATACAACCGGGCGAAAAACACCGCAG AGGAGAGTGCAGCCCTCTGCAGATGCATATTGGTGCGACCGTGGACGTCCGATCTTTGGTACAGGCTCTCGCTGTGCTACTTAAGCCAGCTTGAAACTCAAGGCGACATTTGTGACCTAACCCTCAAGACGGGAGCTTGCCTACTGAAGACAAG AATGCTGTACCAGGGGGCACTGTCAGGGAATCAATCTTTTGCAAAAGCACGCAACCTCAAGATGATTTCCAAG GTTGAAGATTTGATTGCAGGCCTGAAACTTGCAGAAGACTTCACATCGCAGGCCCTGAAT GAATTTGAGAAGGACACCGACACTGCAAATGGGGCTGAAGTTGACGAGGAAGAGGAGTCGCTCAGGTTATTG GGCCTGAAAGCTACAGATGTCATATACACGTTTGAGAAGCATTGGTTTTTCTGGATTCCGCGGCACAAACACGACAGCAAAGGTCTAAGCGAGCAGTAA
- the LOC119163511 gene encoding replication termination factor 2, with translation MGCDGGTIPRRDELVRTKQKPEQKDKDAEAVAKWKHCAITQEELRLPIVSCELGRLYNKEAVIEHLLSKDSSCEAAQHIRSMKDIVELKPTENPGYKRRDADKGDEYVDLRASRFICPVVGLEMNGKYRFCYLRQCGCVLSERALKEVKSEVCHKCATPFEEDDIVVLNGSDDDIAVLSARMELRRAKAKAEKKSKKRATEGVEDGKKKVKTENGSGEKNPSVVNGGASTSCATKSEVGAATKMILPEKARQGYSIAKDPNTSEAFKSLFTSHPKAINQPKAHWVTHNPLFY, from the exons ATGGGATGTGACGGTGGCACAATCCCGCGCCGCGACGAGCTGGTCAGGACCAAACAGAAGCCCGAACAG AAAGACAAAGACGCGGAGGCCGTGGCCAAGTGGAAACACTGCGCCATCACGCAGGAAGAACTCAGACTGCCCATCGTATCGTGTGAGCTCGGCAG ACTTTACAACAAGGAAGCTGTGATCGAGCACCTTCTGAGCAAGGACTCGTCTTGCGAGGCGGCCCAGCACATTCGCTCAATGAAG GACATAGTGGAGCTGAAGCCCACTGAGAACCCTGGCTACAAGCGGCGCGACGCTGACAAAGGCGATGAGTACGTGGACCTCAGGGCGTCCAGGTTCATCTGCCCAGTGGTTGGCCTTGAGATGAACGGAAAGTACAG GTTCTGCTACCTCCGGCAGTGCGGCTGTGTGCTGTCAGAGCGCGCCCTCAAGGAGGTGAAATCTGAAGTGTGCCACAAG TGCGCCACTCCCTTTGAGGAAGATGACATCGTTGTTCTCAATGGATCGGATGATGATATAGCTGTATTGTCGGCACGAATGGAGCTGCGACGTGCGAAGGCTAAAGCAGAGAAG AAATCAAAGAAGCGAGCAACAGAAGGCGTAGAAGATGGAAAGAAGAAAGTTAAAACAGAAAATGGAAGTGGCGAGAAGAATCCTTCAGTTGTCAATG GTGGTGCATCCACAAGCTGTGCCACAAAATCTGAAGTCGGTGCTGCTACAAAAATGATTCTTCCAGAAAAAGCACGCCAGGGATACAGCATTGCTAAGGACCCAAACACGAGCGAGGCATTCAAGTCCCTTTTCACCTCCCATCCCAAGGCTATCAATCAACCAAAGGCGCACTGGGTTACACACAACCCCTTGTTCTACTGA
- the ATPsyngamma gene encoding ATP synthase, gamma subunit — translation MFSALQRVGAFAPVCLQTRNMATLKDIRVRLKSVKNIQKITQSMKMVSAAKYARAERDLKQARPYGEGAQAFYEVADIKPPEGKQKTLIIAISSDRGLCGAIHSSVAKRIRTMMQEDPQLLEDARIICVGDKVRGILQRLYSKNIILSFSDYGKKPPIFDDAVQVANAILGCDYEFDKGILMFNRFKSVVSYATTDIPVFSLETVTGSEKYTLYDSLDADVLQCYQEYSLASLIYYAMKENACSEQSSRMTAMDSASKNAGEMIDKLTLTFNRTRQAVITKELIEIISGAAAL, via the exons ATGTTCTCGGCGCTGCAAAGAGTGGGCGCTTTCGCGCCGGTCTGCCTCCAGACCCGTAACATGGCCACACTGAAAGACATCCGGGTCCGCCTGAAGTCCGTCAAGAACATCCAGAAGATCACGCAGAGTATGAAGATGGTGTCCGCTGCAAAGTACGCCCGTGCCGAGCGTGACCTCAAGCAGGCGCGACCGTACGGCGAAGGCGCCCAGGCCTTCTACGAGGTGGCCGACATCAAGCCGCCCGAAGGAAAGCAGAAGACGCTGATTATCGCCATCTCTTCGGACCGAGGCCTCTGCGGTGCCATCCATTCCAGCGTCGCGAAACGCATCCGAACCATGATGCAGGAGGATCCCCAGCTTCTCGAAGACGCTCGCATCATCTGCGTCGGCGATAAG GTACGCGGTATCCTTCAGCGGCTCTACAGCAAGAACATCATCCTAAGCTTCTCGGACTATGGCAAGAAGCCACCCATCTTCGACGATGCCGTGCAAGTGGCCAACGCCATCCTGGGCTGCGACTACGAGTTCGACAAGGGAATCCTCATGTTCAACCGCTTCAAGTCGGTGGTGTCGTACGCGACGACCGACATTCCAGTGTTCAGCCTGGAGACCGTGACCGGCAGCGAAAAGTACACACTCTACGACAGTCTAGACGCCGACGTGCTCCAGTGCTACCAGGAGTACTCACTGGCCAGCCTCATTTACTATGCAATGAAGGAGAATGCGTGCAGCGAACAGAGCTCGCGGATGACCGCCATGGACAGCGCGTCCAAGAATGCGGGAGAGATGATTGACAAGCTGACGCTGACCTTCAACAGAACCAGGCAAGCGGTCATCACCAAGGAGCTGATTGAAATCATCTCCGGTGCGGCCGCGTTGTAG